GTGCCCTCGCCGCCGTCGGCCTGCGGCAATGCCATGACCTCATCGTCGGGTCGCACCCGGGCCCAGCCCGCGCCGAGCGCCGCGGCGGAGTCCTCGCCACTGATGGTTCCCTTGAACGAATCCGGGGAAATGATGATCCGGGACATCTTCATCCCACCTTCCTGACCGGTGCCTCTTGCCTGGCCTGTGCCGTTTGTCTGAGCTGTGCGTCCTGCATGAGCTGTACATCCCGACGGGTCCGGCCACGACCAGCGCACCGCGTCGTGTCGTGTCGTGTCGGCAATCGCCGCACCACCACTGGCGCGGCACCCGTCCCTATCCATCATGGGCCACAGCGCGGCCGCGCGGGCCGGGACAGGCCGCGCTCCCCTCCCCGGTGCACATTCTGGTTGCGATTGATCCATTCTGGTTCCATCCCTGATGATTCTCATGGACAGACCCCGAATGAACCCCCATTTTCCTATGCTGACTGCGTCAACGGCTTCATGCCATCCATGCACCTCCCAAAGACGAGAGAACAACATGTCAGCAGCTGTCAAAGAAGGGCTGCCTTCCTACACACCGGAGGAAGAGAAGCTCATCATCCGCAATAAGGCGGGTGTACCCATCGGCGTCAAGCCGCATAACAAATGGACGGTCCGGAAGGTCATCGTGTGGGTGGTGATCACGGCCCTTGGAGTGCTCGGTTGGACAATGCTCGCCATCGTGCGCGGTGAGGAAGTGAACACGATCTGGTTCGTGGTCACCGCCGTGTGTACCTATGCCATTGCCTACCGGTTCTACGGCCTGTATATCCAACGCAAGATCATGCGCCCCGACGACACGAATGCCACGCCGGCCGAGCGCATCAACAATGGCAAGGACTTCGACCCCACCAACCGGGTGGTGCTCTATGGCCACCACTTCGCGGCCATCGCCGGTGCCGGTCCGCTGGTCGGTCCGGTGCTCGCGGCCCAGATGGGCTACCTGCCCGGCACCCTGTGGATCATCCTCGGCGTCTGCGTCGCCGGTGCCGTGCAGGACATGCTCGTGCTGTTCTTCTCGATGCGCCGCGGCGGCCGCTCACTGGGCCAGATGGCCACCGATGAGATCGGCCGGATCGGCGGCACCGTGGCAACCATCGCCGTGCTGGTGATGCTCATGATCGTGCTCGCCGTGCTCGCCATGGTCTGCGTGAATGCCCTGGCCGCCTCCCCCTGGGGCGTGTTCTCGGTGGGTTGCACCATCCCGATCGCCGTCGGCATGGGCCTGTGGCTGCGCTACATCTCGCCGGGCAAGATCACCCAGGTGTCCATCGTCGGCTGCGCGCTGCTGATCGGCGTGATCATTGCCGGGCGCTGGGTCTCCACCTCCGCCTTCGGCAAGTACCTGCACCTGTCGCCCACCGCACTGGTGTGGGCGATGATCGTCTACGGCTTCTTCGCCGCGGTGTTGCCGGTGTGGGTGCTGCTCACCCCGCGCGACTACCTGTCCACCTTCATGAAGGTCGGCACCATCGTGGTGCTGGCCCTGGGCATCATCATCGTGCGGCCCATCGTCGAGATGCCGGCCGTCACCGAATTCGCCTCCAACACCGCCGGCCCCGTGTTCGCCGGCAAGCTGTTCCCCTTCCTGTTCATCACCATCGCCTGTGGGGCCCTGTCGGGCATGCATGCCATGGTCTCGTCGGGCACCACCCCGAAGATGATCCAGAAGGAATCACAAACCCGCATGATCGGCTACGGCGGCATGCTCATGGAGTCGTTCGTGGCCATCATGGCGCTGGCCGCGGCCGTGTCGCTCAACCAGGGCGTCTACTTCGGCATGAACACCTCTGAGGCCACCGTCGACAAGCTGGCCGGCCCCGCCGTGGTGCAGGCCGCCGACGGCAACCGCGAGCAGATCACGGCCGAGGCCGTCGGGAACCTCGGCGTCACCGATGCCCATGGCAACAAGATCCAGGCCACCTGGGACTCGTGGGACGAGAACGGCAACGACAAGGTCTACTACGGTGCTGACGCCCTGAAGCAGGTGGCCAACGACGTGGGCGAGCCCTCCGTGGTCTCGCGCACCGGCGGCGCCCCGACCCTGGCTACCGGCATGGCGCACATCCTGCACCAGATCGGCGGCGGCAAGACGATGATGGGCTTCTGGTACCACTTCGCCATCATGTTCGAGGCGCTGTTCATCCTGTCCGCAGTGGACGCGGTGACCCGAGTGGCCCGCTTCCAGGTGTCGGATGCGCTGGGCAATGCCTTCAAGAAGTTCAAGGATCCCTCGTGGCGCGTGGGCGCCTGGAGCAGTACCGCCCTGGTGGTGGCTGCCTGGGGCTCCCTGCTGCTGATGGGCGTCACCGATCCGCGTGGCGGCATCCAGACGTTGTATCCGCTGTTCGGCATTGCGAACCAGTTGATTGCCGCAGTGGCCCTGTTGTTGTGCACCGTCATGGTGATTCGCAAGGGCTACAAGAAGTACGTGTGGATTCCGCTGGTACCCTTCCTGTTCGACGCCGCGGTCACCTTCACCGCGTCGTGGGAGAAGATCTTCTCCACCGATCCACTGGTGGGCTATTGGCAGCAGTGGCGCAATGCCCGCAAGCTGCTGACGACGCTGACCGATCCGGCCAAGGTCGAGATCCAGAAGGCCATCATCCGCAATACCTTCATTCAGGGAACCCTGTCCATCGCCTTCCTGGCGGCGGTGGTGTTCGTGCTGATCTGCGCGATCATCCGCGTGGTGAAGGTATTGCGCACCGGTGGTACGACCACCTCGGAGGATCCGCACCAGGAGTCGAACTTCTTCGCCCCCGGCGGCTTGTTCGCCTCCAAGCTCGACAAGAAGCTGGTGGCCGAATACCACGAGGTGGGTGACCCGGCATTGATTCCCGGCCTGAAGAAGA
The window above is part of the Propionibacterium freudenreichii subsp. freudenreichii genome. Proteins encoded here:
- a CDS encoding carbon starvation CstA family protein; the encoded protein is MSAAVKEGLPSYTPEEEKLIIRNKAGVPIGVKPHNKWTVRKVIVWVVITALGVLGWTMLAIVRGEEVNTIWFVVTAVCTYAIAYRFYGLYIQRKIMRPDDTNATPAERINNGKDFDPTNRVVLYGHHFAAIAGAGPLVGPVLAAQMGYLPGTLWIILGVCVAGAVQDMLVLFFSMRRGGRSLGQMATDEIGRIGGTVATIAVLVMLMIVLAVLAMVCVNALAASPWGVFSVGCTIPIAVGMGLWLRYISPGKITQVSIVGCALLIGVIIAGRWVSTSAFGKYLHLSPTALVWAMIVYGFFAAVLPVWVLLTPRDYLSTFMKVGTIVVLALGIIIVRPIVEMPAVTEFASNTAGPVFAGKLFPFLFITIACGALSGMHAMVSSGTTPKMIQKESQTRMIGYGGMLMESFVAIMALAAAVSLNQGVYFGMNTSEATVDKLAGPAVVQAADGNREQITAEAVGNLGVTDAHGNKIQATWDSWDENGNDKVYYGADALKQVANDVGEPSVVSRTGGAPTLATGMAHILHQIGGGKTMMGFWYHFAIMFEALFILSAVDAVTRVARFQVSDALGNAFKKFKDPSWRVGAWSSTALVVAAWGSLLLMGVTDPRGGIQTLYPLFGIANQLIAAVALLLCTVMVIRKGYKKYVWIPLVPFLFDAAVTFTASWEKIFSTDPLVGYWQQWRNARKLLTTLTDPAKVEIQKAIIRNTFIQGTLSIAFLAAVVFVLICAIIRVVKVLRTGGTTTSEDPHQESNFFAPGGLFASKLDKKLVAEYHEVGDPALIPGLKKTERIAEEKARHEH